A genomic window from Pseudoalteromonas piratica includes:
- the rimO gene encoding 30S ribosomal protein S12 methylthiotransferase RimO, with protein sequence MTVEQFDPNKTTTLETAKKTIAAQENSPSQSADKGSKVGFVSLGCPKNLVDSERILTQLRTEGYEVVNSYHDSDVVIVNTCGFIDSAVQESLDTIGEALKENGKVIVTGCLGAREDEIREVHPNVLGITGPHSYENVMEHVHEYTAKPKANPFTSLIPDQSVKLTPKHYAYLKISEGCNHRCTFCIIPSMRGDLDSRPIGDVLSEAERLKQAGVKELLVISQDTSAYGVDVKHKTGFWNGMPVKSDMLNLCQALNKLGIWVRLHYVYPYPHVDNVIPLMAEGKLLPYLDIPFQHASPKVLKLMKRPGQAERTLDRIKKWRELCPELVIRSTFIVGFPGETEEDFQILLDWLEEAQLDRVGCFKYSPVEGAKANEIDGQVPEDVKQDRFERFMIKQQAISKARLAKRVGQTMQVLIDEVDEEGAIGRTYADAPEIDGVVYLNEEFNVKAGDVVNVEIKHSDEYDLWGDVVR encoded by the coding sequence ATGACAGTCGAACAATTTGATCCAAATAAAACAACGACATTAGAAACGGCTAAAAAGACCATTGCGGCACAAGAAAATTCGCCATCGCAATCAGCTGATAAAGGCTCTAAAGTCGGTTTCGTCTCTTTGGGCTGTCCTAAGAACTTAGTTGATTCTGAGCGTATTCTTACTCAGCTTCGCACCGAAGGTTATGAAGTGGTAAATAGCTACCATGATTCAGACGTGGTAATTGTCAATACGTGTGGTTTTATCGATAGTGCAGTGCAAGAATCGCTTGATACCATTGGTGAAGCGCTCAAAGAAAATGGCAAAGTGATTGTAACTGGGTGTTTAGGCGCGCGCGAAGATGAAATTCGTGAAGTACACCCAAATGTTTTAGGCATTACAGGCCCGCATTCTTACGAAAATGTAATGGAGCATGTGCACGAGTACACAGCAAAACCAAAAGCAAACCCGTTCACCAGTTTAATTCCTGACCAAAGTGTAAAGCTCACACCAAAACACTATGCGTATTTAAAAATATCGGAAGGCTGTAATCACCGCTGTACCTTCTGCATCATCCCATCAATGCGTGGTGATTTAGACTCGCGCCCAATTGGCGATGTACTGTCTGAAGCCGAGCGTTTGAAACAAGCCGGCGTGAAAGAATTATTGGTTATTAGCCAAGATACCAGTGCCTATGGCGTGGATGTGAAACACAAGACCGGCTTTTGGAATGGCATGCCAGTGAAAAGCGATATGCTGAATCTGTGTCAGGCGTTAAACAAACTAGGTATTTGGGTGCGTCTACATTACGTTTACCCGTATCCGCATGTGGACAATGTAATCCCATTGATGGCTGAAGGTAAGCTTTTACCTTACCTTGATATTCCATTTCAGCATGCGAGCCCGAAAGTACTGAAATTGATGAAACGTCCTGGTCAGGCTGAGCGTACATTAGATCGTATTAAAAAATGGCGTGAATTGTGCCCAGAATTGGTGATCCGCTCAACCTTTATTGTTGGTTTCCCAGGTGAAACAGAAGAAGATTTCCAAATTTTGTTAGATTGGCTTGAAGAAGCACAACTTGACCGCGTGGGTTGTTTTAAATATTCACCGGTTGAAGGCGCAAAAGCTAATGAAATTGACGGCCAAGTACCTGAAGATGTAAAGCAAGATCGTTTTGAACGCTTTATGATTAAACAGCAGGCAATCAGTAAAGCGCGTCTTGCAAAACGCGTTGGTCAAACTATGCAGGTGCTCATCGACGAAGTAGATGAAGAAGGAGCGATTGGCCGCACTTATGCTGATGCACCAGAAATTGATGGTGTGGTTTACTTAAACGAAGAATTTAATGTTAAAGCGGGCGATGTTGTGAATGTTGAAATCAAACATTCAGACGAATATGACCTGTGGGGTGATGTTGTTCGCTAA